GGTCTTCACGACCAACAGCCACCGCGCCGCCGCCCTCGCACCATGGCTCGAGACGTACAACACTCGACGCCGCCACAGCGCCATCGGAGGCAAACCACCGATCAGCCGACTGTCACCAACCTGATGGCCGAGTACACCTAGGCGCCGGTCGGGGACCGGGCGCCCGCGATCCGCGGGCGCCCGGTCGCC
This Acidimicrobiales bacterium DNA region includes the following protein-coding sequences:
- a CDS encoding integrase core domain-containing protein, which gives rise to VFTTNSHRAAALAPWLETYNTRRRHSAIGGKPPISRLSPT